From the Cystobacter ferrugineus genome, the window TTCGAGGAGGTGGAGCAGCGCGCCACCTTGTCGCGGCAGGGCGCGCCCGAAGTGAGCACGCTCCTCACCTCCACGATAACGGATATGGAAGCGCACAACCTGGTCGGGCTCATCGACTCCAGCGTCGTGCTGGTCAACTACATGGACGGTACCCAGCCGCCCTACGTGGGTCATCAGATGGAGCGCTACGCGGACTTCTTGTCGCTGCCCAACCGGGAACTCTGGCTGTACCAGAGCTGCATGTCCCATGGGTGCGTCGCCAACGAGTACGCCCCCGAGAATCAGCCGGGGCAGGGCTGGCCCTCCTACATGATTGATCGGCCGGCCACGAAAGCGCGCGCCCTGGAGTGGGTGTCCTTCCTGGCGGGCGCCACGGGTGAACTCTACTACCAGACGGTGGGGTTGCTCTCCACGGCCTGGACGAACCAGTTCCGATTCAACGGCAACGGGGACGGGACGCTCTTCTATCCCGGGACACCTTCGAGCATTGGAGGGACCACGGCGGTTCCGTTGCCCTCCATCCGGCTCAAGCTCATCCGGCTCGGTATTCAGGATTACGAGTGGCTCAAGGCCGTGAGCGACGCGGGGGATCCGGAGTTTGCTCGGAGGGTGGCACGGGGGCTCCTCCCCACTGCCTGGCGCGTGCCCGATGACGGGGCCGCCTTCGATGAGGCTCGTCTGTGTCTCATCCGACGGTACCTGCAGCTCACGGGAGCCAGACACATCAATGCGGACCTTTCCGCTCGATGTCCGCGGTGAGCGCGGTCGCGTGTGCCCTGGCGAGGGGAACTGGAGCGGGGTTGGTTCATCGAAGGGGCGCCGGCGTGGCGGTCATCGCGCGCGCCGCGAGCCGCAAGCGCTCCCACGCGAAAGCGAGCAGCAGGAACATCGCACCCACCGCGCAGACGCCGCGCCACGCGAAATGCTCCCATGCGGCCGTGCTGAGCCAGGAGCCGCACGCTCCGCCAGCGTAATAAAAGACTTTGTAGATGGTATTGAGCCGTGTCTGTGCTTCCGGGTGGATGTGGTAGAGCGCGGTCTGGTTCGAGACCGTCGCCGCCTGCGCGCCGAGATCCAGCAGGAGCACGCCGGTGATGAGCCCCGCCCACGTGGCGCCCAGGCCCGCGAACACCATCCAGGCGAGCAGCATCAGCAGGATGCTTCCCCGCACGAGCCTCCGGGCACCGATGCGCTCCACGTTGCGGCCGGTCAGGTTGGCGGCGAGCGCCCCGGCCGCGCCGATCAGACCGAACATGCCCGCCGTCTCCGGGCCCATCCGGAAGGCATCGCTCTCCAGATAGAAGGCGAGCGAGGCCCAGAACGCCGAGAGCGCGGCGTACATCAGCGCGCCAGTCAGGGCGATCGCGCGCAGCTCGGGCAGGTCGCGAAAGAGGCTCCACACCGAGTGGAGCAGCCGCGGATACGACAGGCGCGTGGGCGGCTCGTGGCGTGGCAGCCCGAGCCGCAGCAGCACCGCGAGTGCGAACATGGTTGCGGAGGCCACGAAGAACACTCCACGCCAACCCAGGTGCGCGCCCACGAAGCCCGAGAGGGTGCGTGAAACGAGCACGCCGATCAGCGCCGCGCTCAACACCGTGCCGAGGTTGCGGCCGCGTTCCGCGGGCGTGCTCAACACCGCCACGAAGGGGATCAGGATCTGCACCAGCACCGCGGTGAGGCCGATCCCGAGGCACGCCGTGAGAAAGAGCGGGAACGTGGGCGCGATGCCAGCGGCCAGGAGCGCGAGCCCGGCGGAAACGAGCAGCACCACCAGCAGTCCGCGCTTCTCGAGCACGTCGCCGAGCGGGGCGAGGAAGAGCAGGCCGGCCACGTAGCCGAGCTGACTGAGCATCGGGATGGTGCCGGTGCTCGACGCCGATTGCCGGAAGGACTGGGCGATCTCCCCGAGCAGCGGCTGGGAGTAGTAGATGTTACCCACCGCGAAGACGGTCGCCACGGTGAGCGTCCAGAGCAGCCGGCGGCTCATGTGGGCCGGAACGGCTCGCGTGCCGGCGGCCATGGCGTCGGTGGCGGTTGTTCCCATGGCGAAGAGATAGCGATTCGCCGCGCATATATCCAATATATGGTTTGTCTGCGATCCATACGCGGGAGGTATCATTCGTGGAGCTACGACACCTGCGGTACTTCGTGGCCGTGGCCGAGGAACTGAGCTTCACGCGGGCGGCCCGCCGCCTGCACATCGCACAGCCGCCGCTCAGCCAGCAGATCCGTGCCCTGGAGGAGGAGCTGGGATGCGAACTCTTCGAACGCTCCGGCCGGGCCGTGCTGCTCACCCGTGCCGGCAAGGAACTGCTGCCCGAGGCGCGGCAACTCCTCGAGAGCGCCGAGCGGCTGCGTGCGCGAGCGGCGCTGCGGGCGCGGGGAGAGCAGGGGTCGCTTTCGATCGCGCTCGTGACCTCGTTCGCGACGCCGAGGTTCGCGGCCATGTTGCGCCAGTTCCAGCGACGCTGCCCCGGTGTCCAGTTGTCCCTGGGCGATCACTCCTCCTCCTGGCAGCTCGAGGCCCTGACCCGCGGCGAGCTCGACGCCGGCTTCCTGCGTCCACCCGCGCGGATGCCCGCCCAGCTCGAGGCCCTCGTCGTCCGCCGCGAGCCGATGCGCCTGGCGGTTCCCTCGGCCCACCCGCTGGCGAAGCAGGGGACGGCGAGCTGGCGCGACCTGGCGGGCGAGCCGTTGATCCTCGTGGAGCCCGGCGTCACCCTGGCGGATTACTACAGCGCGTTCTTCGAGCACTGCCGACAGGCCGGTGTCGAACTCACGGTGCGTCAGTACACGGGCAATGTCGCCACGCAGGTGTGGCTGGTCTCCGCGGGACTCGGTATCGCCCCACTGCCCAACGTGCCCGACCTCGAGCACCACCCCGGCGTCACGCTCATCGACCTGCCGCGCGATGCACCCGTGGGAGAGATTGTCCTCGCCTGGCGCCGCTCGGACACCTCTCCCACCTTGCAGCGCTTCATCGCCGTCGCGAAGGCGTCATTCGGGCCGCCACGGGGCGACCCGGGGACCTGACGGTCGCCGCTCGCCTCGGCTCAGTGCGTATAGGTGTAGTGGGGCGAGTCGTACTGGGGGCCGGACTTCTCGTAGGTGAACCAGTACTCGAGCCGGCTCCCCGCGCTCAGGCCCGCCACGTCCTGCGTCCAGGTTCCGTTGGCGAGCGCCATCCGGAGGTTCTGCTGGCCGCCGCCATTGAGCGTGTAGTGCACGTCCACGTAGAGGGCGGAGGTGGTGGGCTTGAAGGAGATTCTCGCCTGGGTGCTGGAGGTCCGGGTGACGTTGGCGGTGTAGTCGGCCGTCGTGTGGCCGCCGTCGTTGCCCGCGGCGCTGGTGGTGGCGCTGACGGTGTTGCTCGCCGAGGAGGTGTTGCCGGCGGCGTCGCGCGCCTTGATGGAGAAGGAGTACGTGGTGCTGGCCGACAGGCCGCTCGCGGTGAAGGTGGTGGCCGAGCTGGAGCCGACCAGCGTCGAGCCCCGATAGATGTCGTAGCCCGCGACGCCGACGTTGTCCGTGGACGCCGTCCAGGACAGCGTCACGCTGCTGCTCGTCGTGGACGAGACCTTCAGGGAGGACGGCGCGGAGGGGGCCTGGGTGTCGGCCGGGTTCCCGCCGCCATTCACCACGGAGCCGGTGAAGGGATTGAAGCGGTGGATGGCGAGGATGAGCCAGCCGGTGCTCGACACGCAGTTCTCCTGCGCCATGCGCCAGTAGTTGTTGCTGGTGCCCTTGAGGGAGTAGGGGACGCCGCCGAACAGCGAGCCGCTCGTGCCCTGCTTCTTGATGATTTCGTCGATGATGGAGTCGGCCTTGGCCGTGTTGCCATTCATGTAGTGGGCGACCGACATGAAGGCCGAGCCCTCGAACCAGATGTCCGCGCACCGGTCGCCGTTGTAGTTGCCGTTCTGATCATTGGCCCGGGCGCAGTCGTACTGCCAGTCGAAGTCGTAGGCGGTGATGGTGGTGTTCTCGTACGGCAGGGTGTGCACGTACCGGGGATCCGCGACGGTGCCAACGCCCCGGGCGTTGTCGACGGAGGCGAGCGAGGCCTTGTAGTCCCGGGTGCCCGACAAGCCGAGCGCGAGGACGCCCCAGGGATTGACGTCCATGGGAACGTTCGGGTCCAGCAGGCCGGTGTTGTTCTTCCACCCGCCATAGAAGCGCTTCGTGGTGTTGTTCCACATCACGTTGTCGAGGAACTGCTTCACGCCCTGGGCGGCGTCGTTGTACGCCGAGGTGCGGTCGGAGAACTTGCCCGCGTAGTAGCGGAAGAGGTTGTAGACGTCCTCGTTGTGCTCGGTGGAGCTCCAGACCTCGTCCGTCCAGACACCCTGGATGTCCCAGGTGGTGCGTCCGCCGGAGATGGCGCCGTTGGGCTTCTTGAACGCGAGCATCCAGTCCAACGCCTTCCGGGCGGGGGTCCGGTAGGTGGTGGAG encodes:
- a CDS encoding MFS transporter, whose product is MGTTATDAMAAGTRAVPAHMSRRLLWTLTVATVFAVGNIYYSQPLLGEIAQSFRQSASSTGTIPMLSQLGYVAGLLFLAPLGDVLEKRGLLVVLLVSAGLALLAAGIAPTFPLFLTACLGIGLTAVLVQILIPFVAVLSTPAERGRNLGTVLSAALIGVLVSRTLSGFVGAHLGWRGVFFVASATMFALAVLLRLGLPRHEPPTRLSYPRLLHSVWSLFRDLPELRAIALTGALMYAALSAFWASLAFYLESDAFRMGPETAGMFGLIGAAGALAANLTGRNVERIGARRLVRGSILLMLLAWMVFAGLGATWAGLITGVLLLDLGAQAATVSNQTALYHIHPEAQTRLNTIYKVFYYAGGACGSWLSTAAWEHFAWRGVCAVGAMFLLLAFAWERLRLAARAMTATPAPLR
- a CDS encoding fibronectin type III domain-containing protein, whose product is MFRNLVSVRKLIAGTLAFSLGCGVGPSPGMEEETGSAAESTQGLGATERAQASDRAYQWLKAQQDLTNGSALSGLVDSFDDWWNATERKQIVYTYDQAVAAIAFMAKGDRVRAEKVLDKLVAIQDPDGSWINSYWWNGYGEELRKHVGPVAWVTMAFMTHEKLYGSTTYRTPARKALDWMLAFKKPNGAISGGRTTWDIQGVWTDEVWSSTEHNEDVYNLFRYYAGKFSDRTSAYNDAAQGVKQFLDNVMWNNTTKRFYGGWKNNTGLLDPNVPMDVNPWGVLALGLSGTRDYKASLASVDNARGVGTVADPRYVHTLPYENTTITAYDFDWQYDCARANDQNGNYNGDRCADIWFEGSAFMSVAHYMNGNTAKADSIIDEIIKKQGTSGSLFGGVPYSLKGTSNNYWRMAQENCVSSTGWLILAIHRFNPFTGSVVNGGGNPADTQAPSAPSSLKVSSTTSSSVTLSWTASTDNVGVAGYDIYRGSTLVGSSSATTFTASGLSASTTYSFSIKARDAAGNTSSASNTVSATTSAAGNDGGHTTADYTANVTRTSSTQARISFKPTTSALYVDVHYTLNGGGQQNLRMALANGTWTQDVAGLSAGSRLEYWFTYEKSGPQYDSPHYTYTH
- a CDS encoding LysR family transcriptional regulator, giving the protein MELRHLRYFVAVAEELSFTRAARRLHIAQPPLSQQIRALEEELGCELFERSGRAVLLTRAGKELLPEARQLLESAERLRARAALRARGEQGSLSIALVTSFATPRFAAMLRQFQRRCPGVQLSLGDHSSSWQLEALTRGELDAGFLRPPARMPAQLEALVVRREPMRLAVPSAHPLAKQGTASWRDLAGEPLILVEPGVTLADYYSAFFEHCRQAGVELTVRQYTGNVATQVWLVSAGLGIAPLPNVPDLEHHPGVTLIDLPRDAPVGEIVLAWRRSDTSPTLQRFIAVAKASFGPPRGDPGT